From the Entomomonas sp. E2T0 genome, one window contains:
- a CDS encoding MFS transporter, whose amino-acid sequence MNTNIKPVSDKVVRNITLRLIPLLLICYVFAHLDRVNIGFAKDSMSLDLGLTHTMYGTGAGLFFIAYMLFGVPSNMMLEKFGPRRWIALIMVIWGLLSTATMFISNHVEFYILRFLLGVAEAGFFPGILIYINRWFPSRRRGKITAMFTLAVPLASVLGAPISGWIIDFFHGSSGMHGWQWMFLLEGLPVVLLGIVIMCYLPDHYKDVQWLTDEEKQQLDYEQHHEESAKANMPLLAFIKDAKLWLLFGIYFAVMLGINANNFWMPNLIKSSGVETETTVGLLTSFCWGLSCIFMIVTGMSADRHNERRWHLIVPLLMAAIGFIGTGLFTHSTVLVVTFLSISIMGAATALPMFWQIPPMFLTSKDAIAGIALVSSLGNLAGFLAPYLIGWVKDMTGGSPSIGLYILALLIVCGAGLVLLINPPQQQAANTH is encoded by the coding sequence ATGAACACAAATATAAAACCTGTGAGTGACAAGGTTGTGCGCAATATCACATTGCGCTTAATTCCTTTATTGTTAATCTGCTATGTATTCGCCCATCTTGACCGAGTCAATATTGGTTTTGCTAAAGACTCTATGAGTCTTGACTTAGGGCTAACTCATACAATGTATGGGACAGGAGCAGGATTATTTTTTATCGCCTATATGTTGTTTGGTGTACCCAGCAATATGATGTTAGAAAAGTTTGGGCCTCGCCGTTGGATTGCCTTAATCATGGTAATATGGGGACTACTCTCAACCGCTACTATGTTTATCAGTAACCATGTTGAATTTTATATTCTCAGATTTTTACTGGGTGTAGCAGAAGCAGGCTTTTTTCCTGGTATTCTTATTTATATTAATCGTTGGTTTCCCTCCCGTCGTCGTGGCAAAATCACCGCCATGTTTACCCTAGCAGTTCCTCTTGCCAGCGTATTAGGCGCTCCTATTTCTGGTTGGATTATCGACTTCTTCCATGGTTCATCCGGCATGCATGGTTGGCAATGGATGTTCTTACTAGAAGGGCTACCTGTTGTGTTATTAGGCATCGTCATTATGTGCTACCTGCCAGATCATTATAAAGATGTACAATGGTTAACGGATGAAGAAAAACAGCAATTAGATTATGAACAACATCATGAGGAATCAGCAAAAGCCAATATGCCATTATTAGCCTTTATTAAAGATGCTAAATTATGGTTACTATTTGGTATCTATTTTGCTGTAATGCTTGGCATTAATGCCAATAATTTTTGGATGCCAAACTTAATTAAAAGCAGTGGTGTAGAAACTGAAACAACGGTAGGTTTACTCACCTCTTTCTGTTGGGGCTTATCTTGTATTTTTATGATTGTTACAGGTATGTCTGCTGATCGGCACAATGAGCGCCGTTGGCACTTAATAGTGCCATTACTGATGGCTGCTATTGGCTTTATTGGTACAGGACTATTTACCCATAGCACTGTGCTAGTGGTGACTTTCTTAAGTATCTCTATTATGGGTGCAGCCACTGCATTACCAATGTTTTGGCAAATTCCGCCCATGTTCTTAACCAGTAAAGATGCCATTGCAGGTATTGCTTTAGTCAGTTCACTAGGTAATCTTGCTGGATTCCTTGCACCTTACTTAATTGGTTGGGTAAAAGATATGACTGGAGGCTCACCCAGTATTGGCTTATATATTTTGGCCTTATTAATTGTTTGTGGTGCAGGTTTAGTACTGCTAATAAATCCACCACAACAGCAAGCAGCCAACACACATTAA